From Vibrio splendidus, a single genomic window includes:
- the carB gene encoding carbamoyl-phosphate synthase large subunit — MPKRTDIKSVLILGAGPIVIGQACEFDYSGAQACKALREEGYRVILVNSNPATIMTDPDMADATYIEPIQWEVVRNIIAKEKPDAVLPTMGGQTALNCALDLEKYGVLEEFGVEMIGATADAIDKAEDRSRFDKAMKSIGLECPTADTAKTMEEAYKVQEMVGFPCIIRPSFTMGGTGGGIAYNKEEFEEICRRGLDLSPTNELLIDESLIGWKEYEMEVVRDKNDNCIIVCAIENFDPMGIHTGDSITVAPAQTLTDKEYQLMRNASLAVLREIGVETGGSNVQFGINPKDGRMVIIEMNPRVSRSSALASKATGFPIAKIAAKLAVGFTLDELMNDITGGATPASFEPTIDYVVTKIPRFNFEKFAGANDRLTTQMKSVGEVMAIGRNQQESLQKALRGLEVGATGFDEMVDLDAPDALTTIRHELKEAGSDRIWYIADAFRAGMSVDGVFNLTQIDRWFLVQIEDIVKLEQELKAKGFAGLNKDELMKLKRKGFADARLSKILGVAESEIRRLRDQYDIHPVYKRVDTCAAEFSSDTAYMYSSYDDECESNPTDKEKIMILGGGPNRIGQGIEFDYCCVHASLALREDGYETIMVNCNPETVSTDYDTSDRLYFEPVTLEDVLAIVRVEKPKGVIVQYGGQTPLKLARELEAAGVPIIGTSPDAIDRAEDRERFQVAVDRLGLLQPENATVTTMEQAVEKSREIGFPLVVRPSYVLGGRAMEIVYDEQDLRRYFNEAVSVSNESPVLLDSFLDDAIEVDVDAICDGERVVIAGIMEHIEQAGVHSGDSACSLPAYTLSQEIQDVMREQVEKLAFELGVRGLMNTQFAVKNNEVYLIEVNPRAARTVPFVSKATGAAVAKIAARVMAGQSLESQGFTKEIIPPYYSVKEVVLPFNKFPGVDPLLGPEMRSTGEVMGVGATFAEAYSKAELGCGNIYPEGGRALLSVREGDKERVVDLASKLSKLGYQLDATHGTAVILGEAGINPRLVNKVHEGRPHILDRIKNNEYTYIVNTAAGRQAIEDSKVLRRGALAEKVNYTTTLNAAFATCMAHTADAKTSVTSVQELHAQVKASLA, encoded by the coding sequence ATGCCAAAACGTACTGACATTAAAAGTGTTCTAATTCTAGGTGCTGGTCCGATTGTTATCGGTCAAGCATGTGAGTTTGATTACTCTGGTGCTCAAGCTTGTAAAGCACTTCGCGAAGAAGGTTACCGAGTTATTCTTGTAAACTCGAACCCAGCGACAATCATGACTGACCCAGACATGGCTGATGCGACTTACATCGAACCTATCCAATGGGAAGTGGTTCGTAACATCATCGCTAAAGAGAAGCCAGATGCAGTTCTACCGACAATGGGCGGCCAAACTGCACTTAACTGTGCGTTAGATTTAGAAAAATACGGCGTACTTGAAGAGTTCGGCGTAGAGATGATTGGCGCAACTGCTGACGCTATCGATAAAGCTGAAGACCGCTCTCGTTTTGATAAAGCAATGAAATCGATTGGTCTTGAGTGTCCAACGGCTGATACAGCGAAAACGATGGAAGAAGCTTACAAAGTTCAAGAAATGGTTGGTTTCCCTTGTATCATTCGTCCATCGTTTACGATGGGTGGTACAGGCGGTGGTATCGCTTATAACAAAGAAGAATTTGAAGAAATCTGTCGTCGTGGTTTGGACTTGTCTCCAACCAACGAACTTCTAATCGATGAGTCACTTATCGGTTGGAAAGAGTACGAGATGGAAGTGGTTCGCGACAAGAACGACAACTGCATCATCGTATGTGCGATTGAAAACTTTGACCCAATGGGTATTCACACTGGTGACTCGATCACAGTGGCTCCAGCTCAAACGCTAACAGACAAAGAATACCAACTAATGCGTAACGCTTCTCTAGCGGTACTGCGTGAGATTGGTGTTGAAACGGGTGGTTCAAACGTACAGTTTGGTATCAACCCGAAAGATGGCCGTATGGTTATCATCGAGATGAACCCACGTGTGTCTCGTTCTTCTGCACTTGCTTCTAAAGCAACAGGTTTCCCAATCGCTAAGATTGCAGCGAAACTGGCTGTTGGCTTTACGCTAGACGAGCTAATGAATGACATCACTGGCGGCGCAACGCCAGCATCATTCGAACCAACAATCGACTACGTAGTAACTAAGATTCCTCGTTTTAACTTCGAGAAATTTGCAGGTGCTAACGACCGTCTAACGACGCAAATGAAGTCGGTTGGTGAAGTTATGGCTATCGGTCGTAACCAACAAGAATCTCTACAGAAAGCACTTCGCGGTCTAGAAGTTGGCGCAACTGGTTTTGACGAAATGGTTGACCTAGATGCACCTGACGCTCTAACGACGATTCGCCATGAGCTTAAAGAAGCTGGTTCTGACCGTATTTGGTACATCGCAGACGCTTTCCGTGCTGGTATGTCAGTTGATGGTGTATTCAACCTAACGCAAATTGACCGCTGGTTCCTAGTTCAAATCGAAGACATTGTTAAACTTGAGCAAGAACTTAAAGCGAAAGGCTTTGCTGGTCTGAATAAAGACGAGCTAATGAAGCTTAAGCGTAAAGGTTTTGCTGATGCTCGCCTGTCTAAGATTCTAGGTGTGGCAGAAAGTGAAATTCGTCGTCTACGTGACCAATACGATATTCACCCAGTCTACAAGCGTGTAGATACATGTGCGGCTGAGTTCTCTTCTGATACGGCTTACATGTACTCATCTTACGATGACGAATGTGAATCGAACCCAACAGACAAAGAGAAAATCATGATCTTAGGCGGCGGTCCAAACCGTATCGGCCAAGGTATTGAATTCGATTACTGTTGTGTACATGCATCTTTAGCACTACGTGAAGATGGCTACGAAACAATCATGGTTAACTGTAACCCTGAGACAGTTTCGACAGACTACGATACGTCTGACCGTCTGTACTTCGAACCAGTAACTCTGGAAGACGTACTAGCAATCGTTCGTGTTGAGAAGCCAAAAGGCGTTATCGTTCAGTACGGTGGTCAAACACCACTGAAACTGGCTCGTGAGCTTGAAGCTGCTGGCGTACCAATCATTGGTACTAGCCCAGACGCAATCGACCGTGCAGAAGACCGTGAGCGTTTCCAAGTTGCTGTTGACCGTCTTGGTCTTCTACAACCAGAAAACGCGACAGTAACAACAATGGAGCAAGCGGTAGAGAAATCTCGCGAAATCGGCTTCCCATTGGTTGTTCGTCCTTCTTATGTTCTTGGTGGTCGTGCGATGGAAATCGTATACGACGAGCAAGACTTACGTCGCTACTTCAACGAAGCAGTAAGTGTTTCAAACGAATCTCCAGTACTGCTTGATAGCTTCCTAGATGATGCAATTGAAGTCGACGTTGATGCGATTTGTGACGGTGAGCGCGTTGTTATTGCGGGTATCATGGAGCATATCGAACAAGCGGGTGTTCACTCAGGTGACTCAGCATGTTCTCTTCCTGCTTACACGCTAAGCCAAGAAATCCAAGACGTAATGCGTGAGCAAGTTGAAAAGCTAGCGTTCGAGTTGGGTGTTCGTGGTCTAATGAATACGCAGTTTGCTGTTAAGAACAACGAAGTGTACCTAATCGAGGTTAACCCTCGTGCAGCACGTACAGTACCGTTCGTATCGAAAGCAACAGGCGCAGCAGTCGCTAAGATTGCAGCTCGTGTTATGGCGGGTCAATCGCTAGAGTCTCAAGGCTTTACGAAAGAAATCATCCCACCATACTACTCAGTGAAAGAAGTTGTTCTTCCGTTCAACAAATTCCCTGGTGTTGACCCACTATTAGGCCCAGAAATGCGCTCTACTGGTGAAGTTATGGGTGTTGGTGCAACGTTTGCTGAAGCATACTCTAAAGCTGAATTGGGTTGTGGCAACATCTACCCAGAAGGCGGCCGTGCACTTCTTTCTGTTCGTGAAGGCGACAAAGAGCGCGTTGTTGACCTAGCATCTAAGCTATCTAAGCTTGGTTACCAGCTAGACGCAACACACGGTACTGCAGTTATCCTTGGCGAAGCGGGTATTAACCCACGTCTAGTCAACAAGGTACACGAAGGTCGTCCTCACATTCTTGACCGTATCAAGAACAACGAGTACACGTACATCGTGAACACTGCTGCTGGCCGTCAAGCGATTGAAGATTCGAAAGTTCTTCGTCGTGGCGCGTTGGCTGAGAAAGTGAACTACACGACGACGCTAAATGCTGCATTTGCGACTTGTATGGCGCACACTGCAGACGCGAAAACGTCAGTAACTTCAGTTCAAGAACTGCACGCACAGGTTAAAGCTTCTCTAGCTTAA
- a CDS encoding TSUP family transporter yields the protein MEITLEILAILFVVATAAGFIDAMAGGGGLLTLPALLAAGVPPTQALATNKLQSSFGSFSASWYFVRNGIVNIKEMRLAILCTFIGSAIGAELVQHIDASLLTSMIPLLLIAISLYFLLAPQTRASEGKQKMSEAVFALCIGGGVGFYDGFFGPGTGSIFTVCFVAIGHFSLVDATARTKVLNFTSNIAALIFFILAGLPIWELGLVMAVGGFMGAQLGAKVVVTKGQKWIRPLVIVMSMLMASKLLWEQHQQWILSVF from the coding sequence ATGGAAATCACTCTAGAAATATTGGCTATCTTGTTTGTTGTTGCAACGGCGGCAGGCTTTATTGATGCAATGGCTGGCGGCGGTGGATTGTTGACTCTACCTGCATTGCTAGCGGCAGGAGTACCACCAACGCAGGCATTGGCCACCAACAAACTTCAAAGTTCTTTTGGTAGTTTCTCCGCCAGTTGGTATTTCGTACGCAACGGTATCGTGAACATAAAAGAGATGCGTCTTGCCATTCTCTGTACCTTTATTGGTTCTGCGATTGGCGCTGAGTTAGTGCAGCATATTGACGCAAGTTTGCTGACCAGCATGATCCCCTTACTACTTATCGCCATCTCTCTCTATTTCCTATTAGCACCCCAAACTAGAGCGTCTGAAGGTAAGCAAAAGATGTCTGAAGCCGTGTTTGCTTTGTGCATTGGCGGCGGTGTTGGTTTCTACGATGGCTTCTTTGGCCCAGGAACGGGTTCTATTTTCACCGTCTGTTTTGTTGCTATCGGCCATTTCTCTTTAGTGGATGCAACAGCACGTACTAAGGTTCTTAACTTTACCTCGAATATAGCCGCATTGATCTTCTTTATTTTGGCTGGCTTGCCAATTTGGGAGTTGGGATTAGTGATGGCAGTTGGTGGCTTTATGGGCGCTCAACTTGGCGCTAAAGTAGTGGTGACAAAAGGGCAGAAGTGGATTCGCCCCCTTGTGATCGTGATGTCGATGTTAATGGCATCTAAACTGCTTTGGGAACAGCATCAACAATGGATTCTATCAGTATTTTAA
- a CDS encoding LysR family transcriptional regulator, which produces MLLEGIETLLVLSKAKTMSRTGSLLYISQSAVSKRIANLEKKLGKKLIEPSGRQIKLTPDAIALIESIGPAFNELRGLIYEQQELEDTTLITLDSSKSLIAGYLGEMMGQFIQQDKYITITTNHTPRIIERVQSGKATLGLCAGLLPPHHGLMTFHLFDEPFYIVSKSPLTQLPPMVITNDMTNPANSYQLSVLEKFGIKPLMEMDAYTAAAQLALGGTGPALIPLSIVKTLNIEPQYLFSFAELKGLIRPIHICVRPNSYQSPRVKILIESIVDAVPKAV; this is translated from the coding sequence ATGCTACTCGAAGGAATCGAAACTCTATTGGTTTTAAGTAAAGCAAAAACCATGAGCCGCACCGGCAGTTTGCTTTATATCAGCCAATCAGCGGTCAGCAAACGGATTGCTAATTTAGAGAAGAAGTTAGGCAAAAAACTCATAGAACCGAGTGGCCGACAGATCAAACTGACGCCAGATGCGATTGCATTAATCGAGAGTATCGGCCCTGCATTCAATGAGCTTCGTGGTCTTATTTATGAGCAGCAAGAGTTGGAAGATACCACTCTCATCACCTTAGATAGCTCTAAGTCGCTGATCGCGGGTTATCTAGGTGAGATGATGGGCCAATTTATCCAACAAGATAAATACATCACCATTACCACGAACCATACCCCAAGAATCATAGAGAGAGTGCAATCTGGCAAGGCGACCTTAGGGTTGTGTGCTGGTTTACTGCCACCGCATCATGGGTTAATGACATTCCACCTGTTTGATGAGCCGTTTTACATAGTGAGTAAGTCGCCATTAACGCAGCTTCCTCCAATGGTTATCACTAACGACATGACCAATCCGGCAAACTCGTATCAGTTATCTGTGCTTGAAAAGTTCGGCATCAAACCCTTGATGGAGATGGATGCTTACACCGCAGCAGCCCAGTTAGCGCTGGGTGGGACAGGGCCAGCGTTGATCCCGCTCTCTATCGTAAAAACACTCAATATTGAGCCTCAATACCTGTTTAGTTTTGCCGAATTGAAGGGATTGATTCGACCGATTCATATCTGTGTAAGGCCGAACAGCTATCAGTCTCCACGAGTTAAAATACTGATAGAATCCATTGTTGATGCTGTTCCCAAAGCAGTTTAG
- a CDS encoding flavodoxin family protein, with the protein MSINKVGIVFFSKNGATKQVAETIAEGINTQQSNSALLIEVLSSEIVEGGFDNDDKLSALDNCDAIIFGAPTYMGSPAAQFKSFMDASSDTYCKKAWRNKLAAGFTTGGSLNGEQQQTLLSFFTLACQHGMIWAGLDISKHIDDLGLNRTGSSIGLVASDDQTAESTNNHINSNDLKTAFYFGQRIASLVKKA; encoded by the coding sequence ATGAGTATCAATAAAGTGGGCATTGTTTTCTTCTCTAAGAATGGAGCGACTAAGCAAGTCGCTGAGACAATCGCAGAAGGCATTAACACTCAACAATCTAACTCAGCACTGCTCATCGAGGTGCTCTCTTCTGAAATAGTCGAAGGAGGATTTGACAATGACGATAAGCTCAGCGCATTAGACAATTGTGATGCGATTATTTTTGGCGCGCCAACCTACATGGGCTCACCAGCGGCTCAATTTAAGAGCTTTATGGATGCAAGCAGTGATACCTACTGTAAAAAAGCATGGCGAAATAAGCTCGCTGCAGGTTTCACCACTGGTGGTAGCCTTAACGGTGAACAACAGCAAACCCTACTGAGCTTTTTCACTCTGGCTTGTCAGCATGGCATGATTTGGGCAGGGCTTGATATCTCAAAGCATATTGATGATTTAGGTTTGAATCGCACAGGTTCAAGTATTGGTTTGGTCGCCAGTGATGATCAGACGGCTGAGAGCACCAATAATCACATCAATAGTAATGATCTTAAAACCGCTTTCTATTTTGGCCAACGCATCGCGAGTCTAGTTAAGAAAGCCTAA
- a CDS encoding TRIC cation channel family protein: MDSMLLYIIDLFGTAIFAVSGVFVAGRLKMDPFGVAVLGSVTAIGGGTIRDMALGATPVFWITDTTYLWVIITTCLLTMIIVRRPKRLAWWILPVCDAIGLAVFVGIGVEKALIYQDSALVAIIMGVITGCGGGIIRDVLAREVPMILRSEVYATACIIGGAFHTMAILMGHDSETAFLAGVFTTLLIRLGAIRWHLSLPTFAIK; encoded by the coding sequence ATGGACTCCATGCTGCTTTATATTATCGATTTATTTGGCACTGCCATTTTTGCTGTCTCAGGCGTATTTGTCGCAGGCCGTCTTAAGATGGACCCCTTTGGCGTTGCCGTTTTAGGCAGCGTCACCGCAATTGGTGGCGGTACTATTCGTGACATGGCATTGGGTGCGACCCCAGTGTTTTGGATAACCGATACCACCTACCTTTGGGTGATTATCACCACCTGCTTGTTGACTATGATCATAGTGAGACGCCCAAAGCGTTTGGCGTGGTGGATACTGCCCGTTTGTGATGCTATTGGATTAGCGGTGTTTGTTGGTATCGGTGTTGAAAAAGCATTGATTTATCAAGACTCAGCATTAGTCGCTATCATCATGGGCGTAATTACTGGCTGTGGTGGCGGTATTATCCGTGACGTGCTTGCCCGTGAAGTGCCGATGATCTTAAGAAGTGAAGTCTACGCCACGGCTTGTATCATTGGTGGTGCTTTCCATACCATGGCGATTCTCATGGGGCACGATTCAGAAACCGCATTTTTGGCCGGTGTGTTCACAACACTATTGATTAGGCTTGGCGCTATTCGCTGGCACTTGTCATTGCCTACCTTCGCTATCAAGTAG
- the btuF gene encoding vitamin B12 ABC transporter substrate-binding protein BtuF: protein MKPSALVTSLTLLSSSLWLPLSFAEETSLTPEKVQPAQRVVSLAPHATELAYSAGLGDNLVAVSERSDYPPQADQLEKVANYQGIKVEKIIALQPDLILAWPAGNPPRELAKLEQFGFNIYYSKTKSLDSIATNIEQLSQYSSDPSIGKNNAKQYKEQLNALRLKYKDAEPVNYFYQLSEKPIITVAQGHWPSEVFEFCGGQNIFEDSASPYPQVGIEQVVLRKPQVIFTSQHAIENGTMWQTWEDEIPAVAQNQIWSLNSDWINRPTTRTLKAIQQVCDFFDRARQNH, encoded by the coding sequence GTGAAACCTTCAGCACTTGTTACAAGCCTTACTCTTTTGTCTTCCAGCTTATGGCTGCCTTTATCATTTGCGGAAGAAACATCGCTGACTCCAGAAAAAGTACAGCCAGCTCAACGCGTAGTAAGCCTTGCTCCTCACGCCACTGAACTCGCGTACAGTGCTGGTTTAGGTGATAACCTTGTTGCGGTAAGTGAGCGGAGTGATTACCCACCACAAGCAGACCAGCTTGAAAAAGTGGCAAACTATCAAGGTATCAAGGTTGAGAAGATCATCGCACTGCAACCTGATTTAATTCTTGCGTGGCCAGCGGGAAACCCGCCCAGAGAGCTCGCGAAACTAGAGCAATTTGGGTTTAATATTTACTACTCGAAAACCAAAAGCCTAGACAGCATTGCGACCAATATTGAACAACTCAGCCAATACTCCAGTGATCCGAGTATTGGGAAAAACAATGCCAAGCAATACAAAGAACAACTCAACGCATTGAGACTAAAATATAAAGATGCTGAGCCCGTAAACTACTTTTATCAGCTAAGTGAGAAGCCGATCATCACCGTCGCTCAAGGGCACTGGCCAAGTGAGGTGTTTGAGTTTTGTGGCGGCCAGAATATTTTCGAAGACAGTGCTTCCCCTTATCCTCAAGTTGGTATTGAACAAGTTGTATTAAGGAAACCGCAAGTGATCTTCACTTCTCAGCATGCAATTGAGAATGGAACCATGTGGCAAACTTGGGAGGACGAGATCCCAGCAGTCGCTCAAAATCAGATTTGGTCACTCAATTCTGACTGGATTAATCGCCCGACAACGAGAACTTTGAAAGCGATCCAACAAGTATGCGATTTCTTCGATAGAGCTAGGCAAAATCACTAA
- a CDS encoding cobalamin biosynthesis family protein, translating into MQTLFDQVFANGVLLVMWGALLFHLILPIPHAAHPTTLWHKFAELLASKVNNTQNYSQSLISGTLAWGVMVLPTLIILLALQPLVWQSQLFELALLLLAIDWRNNEKLANQLIKALGREDKAAARQVLAPVVNRQTESLSSLGLGKAAAETIIMGYARNVVCVLFWYAIGGGIAALMYRLVVELARAWSPSRKQFSPFGSTAIKIVAILEFIPMRLFALMIVCGDKATHTFKMMITQSRSWPLPGPAWLITAVGNKLELSLGGPAIYNNTKAIRAKIGGRIAPSALHLSQVQKLLFGRIAIWIFLQSLILLFVHQGI; encoded by the coding sequence ATGCAAACACTGTTTGATCAGGTATTTGCAAATGGCGTGCTCCTTGTAATGTGGGGAGCACTGCTTTTTCATTTGATTTTACCTATCCCCCATGCCGCACACCCTACGACCTTATGGCATAAGTTTGCTGAGCTTTTAGCAAGCAAGGTTAATAACACCCAAAACTATTCCCAAAGCTTAATCTCGGGCACATTAGCCTGGGGCGTAATGGTACTGCCGACTCTGATAATTCTATTGGCACTGCAACCATTGGTTTGGCAATCTCAACTGTTTGAATTAGCGCTGTTATTGCTGGCGATTGATTGGCGCAATAATGAAAAGCTAGCAAATCAGCTGATCAAAGCGCTTGGTCGAGAAGATAAAGCTGCTGCTCGTCAGGTACTGGCTCCGGTTGTCAATCGTCAAACCGAATCACTGTCATCACTTGGGCTTGGCAAAGCCGCTGCTGAAACCATCATCATGGGTTACGCTCGCAATGTGGTATGTGTTTTATTCTGGTACGCCATTGGTGGTGGAATTGCGGCTTTAATGTATCGCCTTGTTGTCGAGTTAGCTCGAGCTTGGTCGCCAAGTCGTAAGCAATTTTCTCCGTTCGGCTCAACGGCTATCAAGATAGTCGCTATCCTAGAATTCATACCGATGCGTCTGTTTGCTTTGATGATCGTATGTGGTGATAAAGCAACGCACACATTTAAGATGATGATTACCCAGAGCCGTTCTTGGCCACTGCCTGGCCCTGCATGGTTGATCACGGCCGTTGGCAACAAGCTGGAATTATCATTGGGTGGCCCTGCTATTTACAACAACACCAAAGCCATTCGCGCAAAAATAGGCGGAAGAATCGCCCCATCAGCTCTGCATCTCTCTCAGGTTCAGAAGCTGCTGTTTGGTCGTATTGCTATCTGGATATTTTTACAAAGCCTAATCTTACTATTTGTTCACCAAGGGATTTAG
- the mtnN gene encoding 5'-methylthioadenosine/S-adenosylhomocysteine nucleosidase: MKIGIIGAMEQEVAILKAAISDITEVNKGGCTFFSGQINGVDVVLLQSGIGKVAAAVGTSILLSEYQPDVVLNTGSAGGFDSTLNLGDVVISTEVRHHDADVTAFGYEIGQMAGQPAAFKADDKLMAVAEQALAQMEDKHAVRGLICTGDAFVCTAERQEFIRKHFPSVVAVEMEASAIAQACHQFQVPFVVVRAISDVADKESPMSFEEFLPLAAQSSSEMVIKMVALLK, translated from the coding sequence ATGAAAATCGGCATCATTGGCGCAATGGAGCAAGAAGTTGCGATCCTAAAGGCAGCAATTTCAGACATTACTGAAGTTAATAAAGGCGGTTGTACCTTTTTCTCTGGTCAGATAAATGGTGTTGACGTTGTTTTGCTTCAATCAGGCATTGGTAAAGTAGCCGCTGCAGTGGGTACTTCAATCCTATTAAGCGAATACCAGCCAGACGTAGTACTAAACACGGGCTCTGCTGGCGGTTTTGATTCAACACTGAACCTTGGCGATGTGGTTATCTCAACTGAAGTTCGTCACCACGATGCAGATGTTACAGCTTTCGGTTACGAAATCGGTCAAATGGCAGGTCAACCTGCAGCGTTCAAAGCGGACGACAAACTGATGGCTGTTGCTGAACAAGCACTAGCGCAAATGGAAGATAAGCACGCCGTTCGCGGTCTTATCTGTACTGGCGACGCATTTGTTTGCACAGCAGAACGCCAAGAGTTCATCCGCAAGCACTTCCCATCAGTGGTTGCTGTAGAGATGGAAGCATCTGCTATCGCTCAAGCTTGTCACCAATTCCAAGTACCATTCGTGGTTGTTCGTGCAATCTCTGACGTTGCAGACAAAGAATCACCAATGAGCTTCGAAGAGTTCCTGCCACTAGCAGCACAAAGCTCTTCTGAGATGGTTATCAAAATGGTTGCCCTACTAAAGTAA
- a CDS encoding DUF1499 domain-containing protein — protein sequence MKKAALLSLSLLTLTACSQGITDMKDRTSSPCGDKPNCVSTQDDREQHTLAAFELSDSANLDAIEQVALTLPGSKTASKTEDYLRVECTSRIMRFVDDLELKITDGKLIVRSESRTGHSDFGVNRKRAEQLRASLKSEGLIK from the coding sequence ATGAAAAAAGCCGCTCTCCTTTCTCTATCTCTTTTGACTTTAACCGCTTGTAGCCAAGGAATCACGGACATGAAAGACAGAACTTCATCACCTTGTGGAGACAAACCAAACTGCGTATCAACTCAAGATGACCGTGAACAGCATACATTGGCCGCGTTTGAGTTATCAGATTCAGCAAACTTAGATGCCATTGAGCAGGTTGCGCTAACCTTACCGGGATCGAAAACCGCGAGTAAAACAGAAGATTACCTGCGTGTTGAATGCACTTCTCGCATCATGCGCTTTGTCGATGACTTAGAACTTAAGATCACTGATGGCAAACTGATCGTGCGTTCAGAGTCTCGTACTGGTCACTCTGATTTTGGCGTAAACCGAAAGCGTGCTGAACAACTTCGCGCTAGCTTAAAAAGCGAAGGCCTGATCAAATAG
- a CDS encoding FAD-dependent oxidoreductase — protein MSQNVYQFIDVNRVDPAKKPIKIRKIEFVEIYEPFTKQQAKAQADRCLDCGNPYCEWKCPVHNYIPQWLKLANEGRIIEAAELSHQTNSLPEVCGRVCPQDRLCEGSCTLNDDFGAVTIGNIEKYINDKAFEMGWKPDMSHVEWTDKKVAIIGAGPAGLAAADILVRNGVKAVVFDRYPEIGGLLTFGIPSFKLEKGIMENRRRIFSGMGVEFKMNTEVGKDVQLQQLVDEYDAVFLGVGTYKNMRAGLDNEEAPGVYDALPFLVSNTYKVMELDNPTPFIDMKGKKVVVLGGGDTAMDCVRTSIRQHAANVVCAYRRDEANMPGSRREVKNAKEEGVKFIFNLQPLALETDSSGHVTGVKVVKTALGEPDDAGRRRPEPVEGSEHVLEADAVIMAFGFQPHAMEWLEPFGVELDQWGRIKAPGKQEFQYQTTNSKIFAGGDAVRGSDLVVTAIDEGRKAAEGILDYLEV, from the coding sequence ATGAGCCAGAATGTATACCAATTTATTGATGTGAATCGCGTAGACCCAGCGAAGAAACCAATCAAGATACGTAAGATTGAGTTTGTAGAGATCTACGAACCTTTCACGAAGCAACAAGCTAAGGCACAAGCCGACCGCTGTTTAGACTGTGGTAACCCCTACTGTGAATGGAAGTGCCCAGTCCATAACTACATCCCTCAATGGCTCAAACTTGCCAATGAGGGGCGCATTATCGAAGCGGCTGAACTGTCCCATCAAACCAACAGCTTGCCTGAGGTTTGCGGACGAGTTTGTCCTCAAGATCGTCTATGTGAAGGCTCTTGTACCCTCAACGACGATTTCGGCGCAGTAACCATCGGCAACATTGAAAAATACATCAATGACAAAGCGTTTGAGATGGGCTGGAAACCAGACATGTCTCACGTTGAATGGACCGACAAAAAGGTCGCGATCATTGGCGCTGGCCCTGCAGGTCTTGCTGCAGCTGATATCTTAGTTCGAAACGGTGTGAAGGCCGTGGTATTTGACCGCTACCCGGAGATCGGTGGCCTGCTAACGTTTGGTATCCCATCGTTCAAACTCGAGAAAGGCATCATGGAAAACCGTCGCCGTATCTTTAGTGGGATGGGCGTTGAATTTAAGATGAATACCGAAGTCGGTAAAGACGTTCAACTGCAACAATTGGTCGATGAATATGATGCTGTTTTCTTAGGGGTCGGTACTTATAAAAACATGCGCGCTGGGTTAGACAACGAAGAAGCACCGGGTGTTTATGATGCTTTACCCTTCCTTGTTTCCAATACTTACAAGGTCATGGAACTGGACAACCCAACGCCGTTTATCGACATGAAAGGCAAAAAAGTGGTTGTGCTTGGTGGTGGTGATACCGCGATGGACTGTGTCCGGACGTCGATTCGCCAGCATGCTGCTAACGTCGTCTGTGCTTATCGTCGTGATGAGGCCAACATGCCAGGCTCTCGCCGTGAGGTGAAGAATGCAAAAGAAGAAGGCGTGAAGTTCATATTCAACCTTCAGCCATTAGCATTGGAAACCGATTCATCTGGCCATGTTACAGGCGTCAAAGTGGTGAAAACGGCGCTAGGTGAACCCGATGACGCAGGTCGTCGTCGTCCGGAACCTGTAGAAGGCAGTGAGCATGTTCTTGAAGCAGACGCCGTTATCATGGCATTTGGTTTCCAACCTCATGCAATGGAGTGGCTAGAACCATTCGGTGTAGAGCTCGACCAATGGGGTCGCATCAAGGCTCCCGGTAAACAAGAATTTCAATACCAAACCACCAACAGTAAGATCTTTGCAGGTGGTGATGCGGTTCGAGGATCTGACTTAGTCGTGACCGCTATCGACGAAGGCCGTAAAGCAGCGGAAGGAATATTGGATTACCTAGAAGTGTGA